Proteins encoded by one window of Vanacampus margaritifer isolate UIUO_Vmar chromosome 17, RoL_Vmar_1.0, whole genome shotgun sequence:
- the cct3 gene encoding T-complex protein 1 subunit gamma, with translation MFGQQVLVLNQNVKRESGRKVQTGNINAAKTIADVIRTCLGPRAMMKMLLDPTGGIVMTNDGNAILREIQVQHPAAKSMIEISRTQDEEVGDGTTSVIILAGEMLSVAEQFLEQQMHPTVVIGAYRRALEDMLETLKEISVPVDTSDRASMLKIVHSAINTKALSRWSELACGMALDAVVTVEMDDNGRKEIDIKKYAKVEKVPGGFIEDSCVLRGVMVNKDVTHPRMRRLIKEPRIVLLDCSLEYKKGESQTDIEISKEEDFARILQMEEEHIQQMCEDIIRVKPDLVFTEKGISDLAQHYLVKANITAIRRVRKTDNNRIARACGARIVSRTDELREDDVGTGAGLFEVKKIGDEYFTFITECKEPKACTILLRGASKEILAEVERNLQDAMQVCRNVMLEPSLLPGGGAVEMAVSKRLMERSRALVGVEQWPYRAVAQALEVIPRTLIQNCGASTIRVLTSLRAKHTAPDGASWGVDGETGCLCDMTVVGICEPLAVKAQTYKTAVETAILLLRIDDIVSGHKKKDKEQAMGGPGAE, from the exons ACCAGAACGTGAAGCGAGAATCGGGGCGTAAAGTCCAGACAGGAAACATCAACGCAGCCAAG ACCATCGCTGATGTCATCAGGACGTGTCTGGGCCCGCGGGCCATGATGAAG ATGCTGCTGGACCCCACCGGTGGAATCGTCATGACCAACGACGGAAACGCTATCCTGCGAGAG ATCCAGGTGCAGCATCCCGCGGCTAAGTCCATGATTGAGATCAGTCGCACGCAGGATGAAGAAGTGGGAGATGGAACCACGTCTGTCATCATCTTGG CTGGCGAGATGCTGTCGGTGGCGGAGCAGTTCCTGGAGCAGCAGATGCATCCCACCGTCGTCATCGGCGCCTACAGGAGAGCCCTGGAGGACATGTTGGAAACCTTGAAGGAGATCAG CGTGCCCGTGGACACGTCGGATCGCGCCTCCATGCTGAAGATCGTCCACTCGGCCATCAACACCAAAGCTCTGAGCCGCTGGTCCGAGCTGGCGTGCGGCATGGCGCTGGATGCCGTGGTTACCGTGGAGATGGACGACAACGGACGCAAGGAGATCGACATCAAGAAGTACGCCAAAGTGGAGAAG GTTCCGGGCGGCTTCATCGAGGACTCGTGCGTGCTGAGGGGCGTGATGGTCAACAAGGACGTGACGCACCCGCGCATGCGCCGCCTCATCAAAGAGCCGCGCATCGTCCTGCTCGACTGCTCGCTGGAGTACAAGAAGGGCGAGAGCCAG ACGGACATCGAGATCAGCAAGGAGGAGGACTTTGCGAGGATCCTGCAGATGGAGGAGGAGCACATCCAGCAAATGTGCGAGGACATCATCCGAGTCAAACCCGACCTGGTTTTCACCGAGAAAGGAATCTCAG ACCTGGCTCAGCACTACCTGGTGAAGGCCAACATCACCGCCATTCGCCGCGTCAGGAAGACGGACAACAACCGCATCGCCAg GGCGTGCGGCGCGCGCATCGTCAGCCGCACCGACGAGCTGCGCGAGGACGACGTGGGCACGGGAGCGGGTCTCTTCGAGGTCAAGAAGATCGGCGACGAGTACTTCACCTTCATCACCGAGTGCAAGGAACCCAAAGCCTGCACCATCCTGCTCCGAGGAGCCAGCAAGGAGATTCTGGCG GAGGTGGAGCGCAACCTTCAGGACGCCATGCAGGTTTGCCGTAACGTGATGCTGGAGCCCTCGCTGCTGCCCGGGGGCGGCGCCGTGGAGATGGCCGTCTCCAAGCGTCTGATGGAGCGTTCCCGCGCGCTGGTGGGCGTGGAGCAGTGGCCGTACCGCGCCGTGGCTCAAGCCCTGGAGGTCATCCCGCGCACGCTCATCCAGAACTGCGGCGCCTCCACCATTCGTGTGCTCACCTCGCTCAGG GCCAAGCACACGGCGCCGGACGGCGCCTCGTGGGGCGTGGACGGCGAGACGGGTTGTCTGTGCGACATGACGGTCGTTGGCATCTGCGAGCCGCTGGCCGTCAAGGCGCAGACGTACAAGACGGCCGTGGAG ACGGCCATCTTGTTGCTGCGCATCGACGACATCGTGTCGGGTCACAAGAAGAAAGACAAGGAGCAGGCCATGGGAGGACCCGGCGCCGAGTAA
- the glmp gene encoding glycosylated lysosomal membrane protein, whose product MAAARLQRRDSLLLFVFSTVCSLAAASFTRNLSVELNPGSSARPPGGDLLHVRALGDNDTLHFLFCSQGAPALLLVHTNVTSSYVSVDWPLFLSRNSSGSLRVEPASSIVSSTALIFSRLLEYDDVNNTAEVPFDLFPPYQLRDDVGWSAMELSGAAARLCGSVARGSVCLHLSVFGREGRDETWPRLLHTANSSQVSVRLDGLSPRSARSRFVLELQTVGGASPLDAVRVHRSIDDEFTPSIFKVSEWTSAANESAADERGFVLWKQVAYRRSAPALEDTSPCRHSDPRRPGGRALAEAGGLALAFFGGEDDVLGLNVSFAVAGDVFYNATKFLSWTALVGIGIPPADAFSPLVAAILAVGLGAPLAILLMGGVYVCLRKRWPSSSDSAYQPIN is encoded by the exons ATGGCGGCCGCGAGGCTTCAGCGCCGCGACTCTTTGCTCCTCTTCGTCTTTTCGACAGTTTGTTCGCTGGCGGCTGCTTCGTTCACCAGAAAT CTGTCCGTGGAGTTGAACCCGGGCTCGTCGGCACGGCCTCCCGGTGGCGACCTTCTTCACGTGAGAGCGTTGGGAGACAACGACACGCTGCACTTCCTGTTCTGCAGCCAGGGGGCGCCCGCGCTGCTCCTGGTCCACACCAACGTCACTTCGTCCTACGTCTCG GTTGACTGGCCGCTCTTCTTGAGTCGCAACTCCAGCGGCAGCCTGCGGGTGGAGCCAGCGAGCAGCATCGTGTCCAGCACGGCGCTCATCTTTAGCAGA CTGTTGGAATATGACGACGTCAACAACACAGCAGAAGTGCCCTTTGACCTTTTCCCGCCTTACCAGCTGCGCGATGACGTTGGGTGGTCGGCGATGGAGCTGTCGGGGGCGGCGGCACGACTATGCGGCAGCGTGGCCCGAGGTTCCGTTTGTCTGCAC CTGTCAGTGTTTGGGCGGGAGGGACGCGACGAGACGTGGCCCCGCCTCCTCCACACGGCCAACTCCTCCCAGGTGTCCGTGCGGCTGGACGGCCTGTCGCCGAGGTCGGCCAGGTCGCGCTTTGTTTTGGAGCTGCAGACGGTGGGCGGAGCCTCCCCGCTGGACGCCGTTCGGGTCCATCGCTCCATCGACGATGAGTTCACGCCGTCCATCTTCAAG GTGTCCGAGTGGACGTCGGCAGCCAACGAGAGCGCGGCGGACGAGCGCGGCTTCGTCCTGTGGAAGCAGGTGGCGTACCGGCGTTCGGCGCCGGCGCTGGAGGACACGTCGCCGTGCCGCCACTCGGACCCGCGGCGGCCCGGCGGCCGGGCCTTGGCGGAGGCCGGCGGCCTGGCGCTGGCCTTCTTCGGCGGCGAGGACGACGTCTTGGGACTCAACGTCAGCTTCGCCGTGGCGGGGGACGTCTTCTACAACGCCACCAAGTTCCTCAGCTG GACGGCGCTGGTGGGCATCGGCATCCCCCCCGCCGACGCCTTCTCCCCGctggtggcggccatcttggcggTGGGCCTGGGCGCTCCGCTGGCCATCCTGCTGATGGGCGGAGTCTACGTGTGCCTGCGCAAAAGGTGGCCGTCGTCCTCGGACAGCGCGTACCAGCCCATCAACTGA